A window of Bos taurus isolate L1 Dominette 01449 registration number 42190680 breed Hereford chromosome 19, ARS-UCD2.0, whole genome shotgun sequence contains these coding sequences:
- the ARMC7 gene encoding armadillo repeat-containing protein 7 isoform X4 → MAQKPKVDPHVGRLGYLQALVTEFQQTQSQDAKEQVLANLANFAYDPGNYQYLRQLQVLDLFLDSLSEENETLVEFAIGKD, encoded by the exons ATGGCCCAGAAGCCGAAGGTAGACCCCCACGTCGGTCGGCTGGGGTACCTGCAGGCGCTGGTCACGGAATTCCAGCAGACGCAGAGCCAAG ACGCCAAGGAGCAAGTGCTGGCCAACCTCGCCAACTTCGCCTATGACCCCGGTAACTACCAGTATCTGCGGCAACTGCAGGTCTTGGATTTATTCCTCGATTCGCTGTCGGAAGAGAATGAGACCCTGGTGGAGTTTGCTATTGGTAAGGATTAG
- the ARMC7 gene encoding armadillo repeat-containing protein 7 has translation MAQKPKVDPHVGRLGYLQALVTEFQQTQSQDAKEQVLANLANFAYDPGNYQYLRQLQVLDLFLDSLSEENETLVEFAIGGLCNLCADRANREHILQAGGVPLIVNCLSSPSEETVLSAVTALMGLGSPGARPHPELTARPVVQCMLRFSLSASARLRNLAQIFLEDFCSPSQVAEARSWRADAALGIPLPRTEGPQQP, from the exons ATGGCCCAGAAGCCGAAGGTAGACCCCCACGTCGGTCGGCTGGGGTACCTGCAGGCGCTGGTCACGGAATTCCAGCAGACGCAGAGCCAAG ACGCCAAGGAGCAAGTGCTGGCCAACCTCGCCAACTTCGCCTATGACCCCGGTAACTACCAGTATCTGCGGCAACTGCAGGTCTTGGATTTATTCCTCGATTCGCTGTCGGAAGAGAATGAGACCCTGGTGGAGTTTGCTATTG GCGGCCTCTGCAACCTGTGCGCCGACAGGGCCAACAGGGAACACATCCTGCAGGCGGGGGGCGTCCCCCTCATCGTCAACTGCCTGTCCAGCCCCAGCGAGGAGACCGTGCTGTCCGCCGTGACCGCGCTCATGGGCCTGGGCTCGCCTGGCGCGCGCCCCCACCCCGAGCTGACAGCCCGGCCCGTGGTCCAGTGCATGCTGCGCTTCTCCCTGTCAGCCAGCGCCCGGCTCCGAAACCTGGCCCAGATCTTCCTGGAAGACTTCTGCTCCCCCAGCCAGGTGGCCGAGGCCCGCAGCTGGCGAGCGGATGCCGCCCTGGGGATCCCCCTGCCGAGGACGGAGGGCCCCCAGCAGCCCTGA
- the NT5C gene encoding 5'(3')-deoxyribonucleotidase, cytosolic type isoform X1 has product MLPCFKPTLVCEFISEELSQEPVVFRFTHFSYWESPSFEPWVGAALAQREEALLLSPRGEQVWVLRKLEPAHRFKTTLPSILDSPGDPRKVWPSNVWGEGERLMSTQAHPQTRGVARAPPRPVGSAGEGPGSGGRAGGAPGRPCKSAWPRPARRGSGSGHPRAWLRALPGPVPRFARVPCLAALAMRTPAGRARPVRVLVDMDGVLADFEAGLLRGFLQRFPGELHVPLEERRGFFANEQYRALRPDLADKVASVYEAPGFFLDLEPIPGALEAMREMNDMQDSTQVFICTSPLMKYDHCVQEKVLLPQRSTGILSFLNYDFFKKKPSGDFPGSPEYHWVEKHLGPQFVERIILTSDKTVISGDLLIDDKEVIQGHEETPSWEHILFTCCHNQHLALPPPRRRLRSWSDNWREIIDSKRRALPPDPDGLGLPQQ; this is encoded by the exons ATGCTCCCATGTTTCAAGCCAACTCTGGTTTGTGAATTCATCTCTGAGGAGCTGTCCCAAGAGCCCGTTGTCTTCAGATTCACTCACTTCAGCTACTGGGAGTCCCCGAGTTTCGAGCCTTGGGTTGGTGCTGCCTTGGCGCAGCGGGAGGAAGCTCTCCTCCTGTCCCCGCGGGGTGAGCAGGTGTGGGTTCTGAGAAAGCTGGAGCCGGCCCACAGGTTTAAGACGACGCTCCCCAGTATTCTGGACAGTCCAGGGGACCCCCGGAAGGTCTGGCCCAGTAACGTTTGGGGTGAGGGAGAGCGTCTGATGTCCACGCAGGCGCACCCTCAGACCAGAGGCGTGGCTCGGGCACCGCCACGCCCGGTCGGGAGCGCTGGGGAAGGCCCGGGctccggcgggcgggcgggcggggcacCCGGGCGCCCATGCAAATCGGCCTGGCCCCGCCCCGCTCGCCGCGGCTCCGGAAGCGGTCATCCCCGCGCCTGGCTCCGCGCGCTCCCGGGGCCGGTTCCGCGTTTCGCCCGGGTCCCCTGCCTCGCGGCGCTGGCGATGAGGACGCCGGCGGGGCGCGCGCGGCCCGTGCGGGTGCTGGTGGACATGGACGGCGTGCTGGCGGACTTCGAGGCCGGCCTGCTGCGGGGCTTCCTCCAGCGGTTCCCCGGGGAGCTGCACGTGCCGCTGGAGGAGCGCCGCGGCTTCTTCGCGAACGAGCAGTACCGGGCGCTGCGCCCCGACCTGGCG GACAAAGTGGCCAGTGTGTATGAAGCCCCAGGCTTTTTCCTAGACTTGGAGCCCATCCCTGGAGCCTTGGAAGCCATGCGGGAGATGAATGACATGCAGGA CAGCACCCAGGTCTTCATCTGCACAAGCCCTCTGATGAAGTACGACCACTGTGTGCAGGAGAAGGTGCTGCTGCCCCAGCGCTCCACGGGCATCCTTAGCTTcctaaattatgatttttttaaaaagaaaccatcgggggacttccctggcagtccagag TACCACTGGGTGGAGAAGCACCTGGGACCCCAGTTTGTGGAGCGCATTATCTTGACGAGCGACAAGACAGTGATCTCGGGGGACCTACTCATTGATGACAAGGAGGTCATTCAAG GCCACGAGGAGACCCCCAGCTGGGAGCACATCCTGTTCACCTGCTGCCACAACCAGCACCTGGCCCTGCCCCCGCCTCGGAGACGGCTGCGCTCCTGGAGCGACAACTGGAGGGAGATTATAGACAGCAAGCGGCGAGCCCTGCCGCCGGACCCCGACGGCCTGGGGTTGCCCCAGCAGTGA
- the NT5C gene encoding 5'(3')-deoxyribonucleotidase, cytosolic type (The RefSeq protein has 1 substitution compared to this genomic sequence): MRTPAGRARPVRVLVDMYGVLADFEAGLLRGFLQRFPGELHVPLEERRGFFANEQYRALRPDLADKVASVYEAPGFFLDLEPIPGALEAMREMNDMQDTQVFICTSPLMKYDHCVQEKYHWVEKHLGPQFVERIILTSDKTVISGDLLIDDKEVIQGHEETPSWEHILFTCCHNQHLALPPPRRRLRSWSDNWREIIDSKRRALPPDPDGLGLPQQ, from the exons ATGAGGACGCCGGCGGGGCGCGCGCGGCCCGTGCGGGTGCTGGTGGACATGGACGGCGTGCTGGCGGACTTCGAGGCCGGCCTGCTGCGGGGCTTCCTCCAGCGGTTCCCCGGGGAGCTGCACGTGCCGCTGGAGGAGCGCCGCGGCTTCTTCGCGAACGAGCAGTACCGGGCGCTGCGCCCCGACCTGGCG GACAAAGTGGCCAGTGTGTATGAAGCCCCAGGCTTTTTCCTAGACTTGGAGCCCATCCCTGGAGCCTTGGAAGCCATGCGGGAGATGAATGACATGCAGGA CACCCAGGTCTTCATCTGCACAAGCCCTCTGATGAAGTACGACCACTGTGTGCAGGAGAAG TACCACTGGGTGGAGAAGCACCTGGGACCCCAGTTTGTGGAGCGCATTATCTTGACGAGCGACAAGACAGTGATCTCGGGGGACCTACTCATTGATGACAAGGAGGTCATTCAAG GCCACGAGGAGACCCCCAGCTGGGAGCACATCCTGTTCACCTGCTGCCACAACCAGCACCTGGCCCTGCCCCCGCCTCGGAGACGGCTGCGCTCCTGGAGCGACAACTGGAGGGAGATTATAGACAGCAAGCGGCGAGCCCTGCCGCCGGACCCCGACGGCCTGGGGTTGCCCCAGCAGTGA
- the ARMC7 gene encoding armadillo repeat-containing protein 7 isoform X2 produces MAQKPKVDPHVGRLGYLQALVTEFQQTQSQDAKEQVLANLANFAYDPGNYQYLRQLQVLDLFLDSLSEENETLVEFAIGICTVMKGPRRVRKPGLETRGRGS; encoded by the exons ATGGCCCAGAAGCCGAAGGTAGACCCCCACGTCGGTCGGCTGGGGTACCTGCAGGCGCTGGTCACGGAATTCCAGCAGACGCAGAGCCAAG ACGCCAAGGAGCAAGTGCTGGCCAACCTCGCCAACTTCGCCTATGACCCCGGTAACTACCAGTATCTGCGGCAACTGCAGGTCTTGGATTTATTCCTCGATTCGCTGTCGGAAGAGAATGAGACCCTGGTGGAGTTTGCTATTG GTATTTGCACTGTGATGAAAGGCCCCAGACGAGTGAGGAAGCCAGGTCTTGAGACGCGTGGACGGGGAAGTTGA
- the NT5C gene encoding 5'(3')-deoxyribonucleotidase, cytosolic type isoform X2: MLPCFKPTLVCEFISEELSQEPVVFRFTHFSYWESPSFEPWVGAALAQREEALLLSPRGEQVWVLRKLEPAHRFKTTLPSILDSPGDPRKVWPSNVWGEGERLMSTQAHPQTRGVARAPPRPVGSAGEGPGSGGRAGGAPGRPCKSAWPRPARRGSGSGHPRAWLRALPGPVPRFARVPCLAALAMRTPAGRARPVRVLVDMDGVLADFEAGLLRGFLQRFPGELHVPLEERRGFFANEQYRALRPDLADKVASVYEAPGFFLDLEPIPGALEAMREMNDMQDTQVFICTSPLMKYDHCVQEKVLLPQRSTGILSFLNYDFFKKKPSGDFPGSPEYHWVEKHLGPQFVERIILTSDKTVISGDLLIDDKEVIQGHEETPSWEHILFTCCHNQHLALPPPRRRLRSWSDNWREIIDSKRRALPPDPDGLGLPQQ; encoded by the exons ATGCTCCCATGTTTCAAGCCAACTCTGGTTTGTGAATTCATCTCTGAGGAGCTGTCCCAAGAGCCCGTTGTCTTCAGATTCACTCACTTCAGCTACTGGGAGTCCCCGAGTTTCGAGCCTTGGGTTGGTGCTGCCTTGGCGCAGCGGGAGGAAGCTCTCCTCCTGTCCCCGCGGGGTGAGCAGGTGTGGGTTCTGAGAAAGCTGGAGCCGGCCCACAGGTTTAAGACGACGCTCCCCAGTATTCTGGACAGTCCAGGGGACCCCCGGAAGGTCTGGCCCAGTAACGTTTGGGGTGAGGGAGAGCGTCTGATGTCCACGCAGGCGCACCCTCAGACCAGAGGCGTGGCTCGGGCACCGCCACGCCCGGTCGGGAGCGCTGGGGAAGGCCCGGGctccggcgggcgggcgggcggggcacCCGGGCGCCCATGCAAATCGGCCTGGCCCCGCCCCGCTCGCCGCGGCTCCGGAAGCGGTCATCCCCGCGCCTGGCTCCGCGCGCTCCCGGGGCCGGTTCCGCGTTTCGCCCGGGTCCCCTGCCTCGCGGCGCTGGCGATGAGGACGCCGGCGGGGCGCGCGCGGCCCGTGCGGGTGCTGGTGGACATGGACGGCGTGCTGGCGGACTTCGAGGCCGGCCTGCTGCGGGGCTTCCTCCAGCGGTTCCCCGGGGAGCTGCACGTGCCGCTGGAGGAGCGCCGCGGCTTCTTCGCGAACGAGCAGTACCGGGCGCTGCGCCCCGACCTGGCG GACAAAGTGGCCAGTGTGTATGAAGCCCCAGGCTTTTTCCTAGACTTGGAGCCCATCCCTGGAGCCTTGGAAGCCATGCGGGAGATGAATGACATGCAGGA CACCCAGGTCTTCATCTGCACAAGCCCTCTGATGAAGTACGACCACTGTGTGCAGGAGAAGGTGCTGCTGCCCCAGCGCTCCACGGGCATCCTTAGCTTcctaaattatgatttttttaaaaagaaaccatcgggggacttccctggcagtccagag TACCACTGGGTGGAGAAGCACCTGGGACCCCAGTTTGTGGAGCGCATTATCTTGACGAGCGACAAGACAGTGATCTCGGGGGACCTACTCATTGATGACAAGGAGGTCATTCAAG GCCACGAGGAGACCCCCAGCTGGGAGCACATCCTGTTCACCTGCTGCCACAACCAGCACCTGGCCCTGCCCCCGCCTCGGAGACGGCTGCGCTCCTGGAGCGACAACTGGAGGGAGATTATAGACAGCAAGCGGCGAGCCCTGCCGCCGGACCCCGACGGCCTGGGGTTGCCCCAGCAGTGA
- the NT5C gene encoding 5'(3')-deoxyribonucleotidase, cytosolic type isoform X4 has translation MLPCFKPTLVCEFISEELSQEPVVFRFTHFSYWESPSFEPWVGAALAQREEALLLSPRGEQVWVLRKLEPAHRFKTTLPSILDSPGDPRKVWPSNVWGEGERLMSTQAHPQTRGVARAPPRPVGSAGEGPGSGGRAGGAPGRPCKSAWPRPARRGSGSGHPRAWLRALPGPVPRFARVPCLAALAMRTPAGRARPVRVLVDMDGVLADFEAGLLRGFLQRFPGELHVPLEERRGFFANEQYRALRPDLAYHWVEKHLGPQFVERIILTSDKTVISGDLLIDDKEVIQGHEETPSWEHILFTCCHNQHLALPPPRRRLRSWSDNWREIIDSKRRALPPDPDGLGLPQQ, from the exons ATGCTCCCATGTTTCAAGCCAACTCTGGTTTGTGAATTCATCTCTGAGGAGCTGTCCCAAGAGCCCGTTGTCTTCAGATTCACTCACTTCAGCTACTGGGAGTCCCCGAGTTTCGAGCCTTGGGTTGGTGCTGCCTTGGCGCAGCGGGAGGAAGCTCTCCTCCTGTCCCCGCGGGGTGAGCAGGTGTGGGTTCTGAGAAAGCTGGAGCCGGCCCACAGGTTTAAGACGACGCTCCCCAGTATTCTGGACAGTCCAGGGGACCCCCGGAAGGTCTGGCCCAGTAACGTTTGGGGTGAGGGAGAGCGTCTGATGTCCACGCAGGCGCACCCTCAGACCAGAGGCGTGGCTCGGGCACCGCCACGCCCGGTCGGGAGCGCTGGGGAAGGCCCGGGctccggcgggcgggcgggcggggcacCCGGGCGCCCATGCAAATCGGCCTGGCCCCGCCCCGCTCGCCGCGGCTCCGGAAGCGGTCATCCCCGCGCCTGGCTCCGCGCGCTCCCGGGGCCGGTTCCGCGTTTCGCCCGGGTCCCCTGCCTCGCGGCGCTGGCGATGAGGACGCCGGCGGGGCGCGCGCGGCCCGTGCGGGTGCTGGTGGACATGGACGGCGTGCTGGCGGACTTCGAGGCCGGCCTGCTGCGGGGCTTCCTCCAGCGGTTCCCCGGGGAGCTGCACGTGCCGCTGGAGGAGCGCCGCGGCTTCTTCGCGAACGAGCAGTACCGGGCGCTGCGCCCCGACCTGGCG TACCACTGGGTGGAGAAGCACCTGGGACCCCAGTTTGTGGAGCGCATTATCTTGACGAGCGACAAGACAGTGATCTCGGGGGACCTACTCATTGATGACAAGGAGGTCATTCAAG GCCACGAGGAGACCCCCAGCTGGGAGCACATCCTGTTCACCTGCTGCCACAACCAGCACCTGGCCCTGCCCCCGCCTCGGAGACGGCTGCGCTCCTGGAGCGACAACTGGAGGGAGATTATAGACAGCAAGCGGCGAGCCCTGCCGCCGGACCCCGACGGCCTGGGGTTGCCCCAGCAGTGA
- the ARMC7 gene encoding armadillo repeat-containing protein 7 isoform X3, which produces MAQKPKVDPHVGRLGYLQALVTEFQQTQSQDAKEQVLANLANFAYDPGNYQYLRQLQVLDLFLDSLSEENETLVEFAIERTLDQAPRT; this is translated from the exons ATGGCCCAGAAGCCGAAGGTAGACCCCCACGTCGGTCGGCTGGGGTACCTGCAGGCGCTGGTCACGGAATTCCAGCAGACGCAGAGCCAAG ACGCCAAGGAGCAAGTGCTGGCCAACCTCGCCAACTTCGCCTATGACCCCGGTAACTACCAGTATCTGCGGCAACTGCAGGTCTTGGATTTATTCCTCGATTCGCTGTCGGAAGAGAATGAGACCCTGGTGGAGTTTGCTATTG AGCGCACCCTGGACCAGGCACCCCGGACGTGA
- the NT5C gene encoding 5'(3')-deoxyribonucleotidase, cytosolic type isoform X3, which produces MLPCFKPTLVCEFISEELSQEPVVFRFTHFSYWESPSFEPWVGAALAQREEALLLSPRGEQVWVLRKLEPAHRFKTTLPSILDSPGDPRKVWPSNVWGEGERLMSTQAHPQTRGVARAPPRPVGSAGEGPGSGGRAGGAPGRPCKSAWPRPARRGSGSGHPRAWLRALPGPVPRFARVPCLAALAMRTPAGRARPVRVLVDMDGVLADFEAGLLRGFLQRFPGELHVPLEERRGFFANEQYRALRPDLADKVASVYEAPGFFLDLEPIPGALEAMREMNDMQDSTQVFICTSPLMKYDHCVQEKYHWVEKHLGPQFVERIILTSDKTVISGDLLIDDKEVIQGHEETPSWEHILFTCCHNQHLALPPPRRRLRSWSDNWREIIDSKRRALPPDPDGLGLPQQ; this is translated from the exons ATGCTCCCATGTTTCAAGCCAACTCTGGTTTGTGAATTCATCTCTGAGGAGCTGTCCCAAGAGCCCGTTGTCTTCAGATTCACTCACTTCAGCTACTGGGAGTCCCCGAGTTTCGAGCCTTGGGTTGGTGCTGCCTTGGCGCAGCGGGAGGAAGCTCTCCTCCTGTCCCCGCGGGGTGAGCAGGTGTGGGTTCTGAGAAAGCTGGAGCCGGCCCACAGGTTTAAGACGACGCTCCCCAGTATTCTGGACAGTCCAGGGGACCCCCGGAAGGTCTGGCCCAGTAACGTTTGGGGTGAGGGAGAGCGTCTGATGTCCACGCAGGCGCACCCTCAGACCAGAGGCGTGGCTCGGGCACCGCCACGCCCGGTCGGGAGCGCTGGGGAAGGCCCGGGctccggcgggcgggcgggcggggcacCCGGGCGCCCATGCAAATCGGCCTGGCCCCGCCCCGCTCGCCGCGGCTCCGGAAGCGGTCATCCCCGCGCCTGGCTCCGCGCGCTCCCGGGGCCGGTTCCGCGTTTCGCCCGGGTCCCCTGCCTCGCGGCGCTGGCGATGAGGACGCCGGCGGGGCGCGCGCGGCCCGTGCGGGTGCTGGTGGACATGGACGGCGTGCTGGCGGACTTCGAGGCCGGCCTGCTGCGGGGCTTCCTCCAGCGGTTCCCCGGGGAGCTGCACGTGCCGCTGGAGGAGCGCCGCGGCTTCTTCGCGAACGAGCAGTACCGGGCGCTGCGCCCCGACCTGGCG GACAAAGTGGCCAGTGTGTATGAAGCCCCAGGCTTTTTCCTAGACTTGGAGCCCATCCCTGGAGCCTTGGAAGCCATGCGGGAGATGAATGACATGCAGGA CAGCACCCAGGTCTTCATCTGCACAAGCCCTCTGATGAAGTACGACCACTGTGTGCAGGAGAAG TACCACTGGGTGGAGAAGCACCTGGGACCCCAGTTTGTGGAGCGCATTATCTTGACGAGCGACAAGACAGTGATCTCGGGGGACCTACTCATTGATGACAAGGAGGTCATTCAAG GCCACGAGGAGACCCCCAGCTGGGAGCACATCCTGTTCACCTGCTGCCACAACCAGCACCTGGCCCTGCCCCCGCCTCGGAGACGGCTGCGCTCCTGGAGCGACAACTGGAGGGAGATTATAGACAGCAAGCGGCGAGCCCTGCCGCCGGACCCCGACGGCCTGGGGTTGCCCCAGCAGTGA